Part of the Pseudodesulfovibrio hydrargyri genome is shown below.
CTTTCTTCTTCAGGGCCTTCCACTCGGCGGGCATGTCCGCCTCGGTGCGCTTCTGCGCCGCGGCCTGATCCTTGGCCGCTTCGGCCTGGGCCGCGCGGTTGGCCTCGGAATTGGCCTTGTCCGCGATGGGCGTGGTGGACGCGGCGGGCGCGGCACGGGTCTGGGCCTCGGCGGTTTCGCCGGAGAGCACGTCGGGCAGCACGGTCTCGACCGCCTTGAGCGTCAGGGAATCGACGCTCAACAGGCCGAACACGGCCAGCTTCAACAGGGCCAGGAAAACGAGGCTGAGGAGAACCTTAGTGATCGTGAGGCTCGAACCGGATCGTTGACATTTCGTCGTTTTCCTTTTCTTCGCGGGCGTTTTCTTGGTCATGGTGCCTCTTGGCTTGCGTTTGCTTGAGCTTCTCCAGGAGCTTCTTGTCCTTGGATCGTTCCACGGCTTCCGTGCGGGATCTTTGCAATTTGAGTTCCAACCCGTTCAGCTCCACCCTGGCGACGGAGATGTCCTGGGACAGGGCGTCCTTGTATTGCCGCCACAGCCACATGTCGTTGGCCGACGTACGCGACTCGGCCTCATGGGCCAGATGATCGGCCAGCCGGGCCTCGAGCCCGGCCAGCTTCTCGGCCTGGGCGTCGCGGGCGGCCTGGGCCCGGGCCAGGGCGCCCTTGGCCTGCTCCTCCAGCTGCTCGCGGTAATCGAGCACCTTGTCGAGCTTGAAATGAAACGGTTTGGGCATGGCGTGCGGTTGTCCTGACGGCGGTTTGACGCGGCGCGGCCTAGCCCTCGGCCCCGGCGGGCCTGCCCGCCATGCCGCAGTAGCCGGTGCCCTTTTCCCGGTCCACCCAGCGCCACATCATGCACTGGGCCACCTGGCACATCTTCATCTTGTCGTCGTGGGTCATGAGCAGGGGACAGAACAGGAATTTCGCGTCATCCACATGAACAAGCATAGGGCCACTCCTTGCGCAAGAATGAAAAACGGCGCGCCGAATCACCGGCGCGCCGTCAACATAGCGTGTATCCGGACCGCTGGCTAGCTGCCGGGCACGGCCTCGCGCCCGGCCACTTCCTCGGTCCGGGCGGCCACGGGGCCGGGCGCGGTCCCGGCCTGCGGGGCCTGGGCCACGGGTTGCGGAGTCTCGTCGCCCAGGGTGACCAGGGTCTCCATGCCGAGCATGGACTTGAGCTTTTCGAGCGCCAGCACCGAGCGGCGGGCCTTGTCGTCCAGGACCTCGGCGTATCCGCCGTCGCGGATGACCTTGGCGTAGTCGCTGTCCTGGAGCTTGGGATCGTCCTTGAAGCGGGCCTCGAAGTTGCGGGCGTACTCCTGGATCAGCCCGTCCACGCGGCCTTCGGGCATGCCCAGAATGCTTTTGAGGCCCTCGGCCAGGTACTCGGGAGTCAGATCCGGAGACTCGACCACCTTGGAGAAGCTGCGCACGTAGCGCAGGGTGCCGTCATAGATGTGCGAGCGCTGGACCACGTTCATGCCCGCCCAACCGGCCTTGAGCCACTTGAACAGGAAGACCGTGGAGCGCGGCGCGGCCGCGTCCTGCTCCACGAACACCTGGACCGAACCCGAGGCGTAGGTGAAGGTGTCCATCCAGCCGATCATGCCCCGGTTGAGGCCCTCCTGGCCGGAGTAGAAGTAATCCCAGCGGGTGTCGTCCAGGATGGCTCCCTTGCGCCCCACGTCGGACTTGCCGTCCTGCTGGGACACGGAGATGAGCACGTTTTTGCCCTGGAACTTGACCAGGATCATCAGCCGGTTCAGGTCATAGCCGTAGTAGGCCTCGGCAAAGGAGTCGGGCGTGGTCATCTCGTATTCCCGGCCGCGAACCACCACGGGGGCGTCCTCGGTCAGGCCGGGCAGCTCCTCCCACATCCCTCTTGACCGGGACAGGAACTCGCTGCCCTTGTGCCAGCCGGACATGCGCAGGACCGCCGGACAGAGCAGGTAGTTGGGGATGTCCGGGTTGTAGAAGAACTTGAGGATGCGCGTCAGGTCCGTGGACACGTCGCGGCGCAGGCAGATGCCCCGGCCGCCGAACCGCTTGGCCGGTTCGATGTCCTTGGGGTCCGCGTCCACGTTGACCACGAAGTCGAGCATGGGCCGGATGTCGGCCACGGAGAGCTGTTCGGAGGGGTCCTCGAGCACGCCGAAAAGATGGGATATGCCCTTTTCCACGTCACCGGCCAGCGGCTCGGGCTTGGGGGAAAGGTTCACTTCCATGAGCCCCTCGGGCTCGTCCTCGGCCAGGGCGGGCATTGCGGTCAGGCACAGCGCGAACAGCGCCAACACAAGAACCCACCGTCCCCGAATACGGGGCTGTTTTTTATTTTCCATAGGCTTTACAGATAGTTATTATTCGTTTGTACCCGCCGGACAGCGAGCCATTTCATGCATCCCTTCAATGCTTTTATGTAGTAACCTTCCCCAGGTTTGGCAAGCCGGATCGACCGATTCCCGACCGGCCGGATCAATCCGCCGAATTGGTTGGTTTTTTCTTGAAGCCCAGCAGTTCCACGCGGGTCACGGCCTTGCCGCCGAACTTGCGCCGGACCGCGTCCACGGCCTTGTCCAGCTCGCTGGTGGCCTCCTTGCCGGCCGGCCCCTCCTCGAACAGGGTCACCTGCCGGGCCCGGGCCTCGAAATTGGACACCCCCACCCCGATGAGCCGCACCGAGCGGGGCAGCTTCACCTGGTCGAGCAGGGCGCAGGCGGTCTCGTAGATGACCCCGGTGTTATCCGTGCGCCCGTCCAGGCTCTTCGACCGGGTGATCTGGCTGAAATCCGAATACTTGATCTTCAGGGTCACGGTCCGCCCCTTGTACCCGTGGCGGCGCAGGTCCTCGCCCACCCGCTCGGACTGGGCCAGGAGCCACTTCCTGAGCAGGGCCCTGTCCGTGGTGTCCTCGCTGAAGGTGTTCTCCGCGCTGCAGCTCTTGGCCGCCTCATGGGGCG
Proteins encoded:
- the fliJ gene encoding flagellar export protein FliJ, encoding MPKPFHFKLDKVLDYREQLEEQAKGALARAQAARDAQAEKLAGLEARLADHLAHEAESRTSANDMWLWRQYKDALSQDISVARVELNGLELKLQRSRTEAVERSKDKKLLEKLKQTQAKRHHDQENAREEKENDEMSTIRFEPHDH